One Natrinema halophilum genomic window carries:
- a CDS encoding AIR synthase family protein, whose product MPGKVSPDDLLTHVFERTGATESDDTILQGPADGEDAAAIEWPDGDDTLVVSSDPISLAASQVGRLGVSVATNDVAVSGADPRWLTAVVLLPGGADETVLEEITRDLDEAARTVGASIVGGHSEYVDQLERPLLSLTAMGTTERFVPTGGAEPGDAVVLTKAAGIEGTAILAADFGDDLGVDPDTCTRAVTFLEEISVVPDSRIVREYANAMHDPTEGGVAAGLLEVARASNVQIDADRDAVPIRKETATLCEAAGVDPLRIFGSGGLIATVPAESLDPCLADLEETGIEAAVIGTVREVDGGDPGLSIGEESIVDPIDDDLYPLWAAADAGG is encoded by the coding sequence ATGCCCGGCAAGGTGAGTCCCGACGACCTGCTCACGCACGTGTTCGAGCGAACGGGGGCAACCGAGTCCGATGACACGATACTGCAGGGACCCGCAGATGGCGAAGATGCTGCGGCAATCGAGTGGCCGGACGGCGATGACACGCTCGTCGTCAGTTCCGATCCGATATCGCTGGCCGCCTCGCAAGTCGGCCGGCTCGGCGTCTCCGTCGCGACCAACGACGTCGCGGTTTCGGGAGCCGATCCGCGCTGGTTGACAGCCGTCGTATTACTCCCTGGCGGGGCCGACGAGACCGTTCTCGAGGAGATAACCCGCGATCTCGACGAGGCCGCCCGCACGGTCGGCGCATCGATCGTCGGCGGCCACTCGGAGTACGTCGACCAACTCGAGCGACCGCTCCTCTCCCTGACGGCGATGGGAACGACCGAGCGCTTCGTTCCGACCGGCGGTGCGGAACCCGGCGACGCCGTCGTCCTTACGAAGGCGGCGGGGATCGAGGGAACGGCTATTCTCGCGGCCGACTTCGGCGACGATCTCGGGGTCGATCCCGACACTTGCACGCGCGCGGTAACGTTTCTCGAGGAGATCAGTGTCGTCCCGGATAGCCGCATCGTCCGCGAGTACGCGAACGCGATGCACGACCCGACCGAAGGCGGTGTTGCAGCCGGTTTGCTCGAGGTAGCACGCGCCTCGAACGTACAGATCGACGCGGATCGAGACGCCGTACCGATCCGGAAGGAGACCGCGACCCTGTGTGAGGCGGCCGGCGTCGATCCGCTGCGAATTTTCGGTTCTGGCGGGCTGATCGCGACCGTGCCAGCGGAGTCGCTCGACCCATGTCTCGCTGACCTCGAGGAAACGGGTATCGAAGCCGCCGTAATCGGCACCGTCCGAGAAGTTGACGGTGGCGATCCCGGCCTCTCTATCGGCGAGGAGTCGATCGTCGATCCGATCGACGACGACCTCTATCCGCTCTGGGCGGCAGCCGACGCTGGCGGCTAA
- a CDS encoding helix-turn-helix domain-containing protein, protein MRYAKCIIIPDDEGLHPVDKRIADHPDVDRELLHNVNLLDDESIVTIYQFSGDRTALEPILQDSSMVCKYQLSGVDDVIHAYIHVKPYDKLVGLLSMLKKFEFIFDTPLEFTRRGGLCVTMIGDVQSFQNAIPDVPDGIRLKLLKTGSYEPNTDRLYSQLTDRQQEILRTAVDMGYYSVPRAVTHDDIGTELGCTGGTVGGHLRKIESKLLSQIVP, encoded by the coding sequence ATGAGATACGCAAAATGCATCATCATCCCTGACGACGAGGGATTACACCCCGTCGACAAGCGGATTGCAGACCATCCCGACGTCGACCGCGAACTTCTTCACAACGTGAATCTACTCGACGACGAGTCGATCGTGACTATCTATCAATTCTCGGGTGACAGAACTGCTCTCGAACCGATTTTGCAGGATTCCTCGATGGTGTGTAAGTATCAGCTCTCGGGTGTGGACGACGTAATACACGCCTACATTCACGTCAAGCCTTATGACAAACTCGTGGGCCTGCTGAGCATGCTCAAGAAATTCGAGTTCATATTCGATACGCCACTCGAATTTACGCGACGCGGCGGATTGTGCGTGACGATGATTGGTGACGTCCAGAGCTTCCAGAACGCCATTCCGGACGTTCCTGATGGGATCAGGCTCAAGCTCCTCAAGACGGGGAGTTACGAACCGAACACCGACAGGCTATACTCCCAGCTTACCGACCGCCAACAGGAGATCCTGCGGACTGCTGTCGATATGGGCTATTACAGTGTTCCGCGGGCCGTTACACACGACGATATCGGAACCGAACTCGGCTGTACCGGGGGTACTGTCGGTGGCCACCTGCGAAAAATAGAGTCGAAACTGCTCTCACAGATCGTTCCGTAA
- a CDS encoding ArsR/SmtB family transcription factor encodes MEKALWYLLVGTRGGENRVRIIRVLSERPQNANQLSKTLDLEYNTIRYHLEKLVEHDIAETGGDDYGKLYFLTDRFKRHEAEFEQIIDQIEN; translated from the coding sequence ATGGAGAAGGCGCTCTGGTACTTGCTGGTCGGCACGCGTGGCGGCGAAAACCGGGTACGGATTATCCGCGTGCTCTCCGAGCGGCCTCAGAACGCGAATCAGCTCAGCAAGACGCTCGACCTCGAATACAATACGATTCGGTATCACCTCGAAAAGCTCGTCGAGCACGATATCGCGGAAACCGGTGGTGACGATTACGGCAAGCTGTACTTCCTTACTGACCGGTTCAAACGCCACGAAGCGGAATTCGAGCAGATCATCGATCAAATAGAGAACTGA
- a CDS encoding SCP2 sterol-binding domain-containing protein — protein sequence MSTQRLRPIERYFPTEPWLEAYRDAINASDEYADKSAGWGVDFDGSFVFQMENVPFDSNAVADLPPEIVETIKELLDRPETQLEPLLEEAPPDVRERIESRTGPLEERVTEEVLTTTLADVPDRLWPELRSTAPDSLDDLLTQLEENVAPDGTIYAYLDLSDTECRGVDTVTELDDRQYGFRLVGDYEHWKTLVGGNGDVIDMLMAGDFELDGDVQTILQYSGAAVALTEISAGIDTRFIV from the coding sequence ATGAGTACGCAACGACTCCGACCGATCGAACGATATTTTCCGACCGAACCGTGGCTCGAAGCGTATCGAGACGCGATCAACGCGAGCGACGAATACGCCGACAAATCTGCTGGGTGGGGCGTCGACTTCGATGGCTCATTCGTTTTTCAGATGGAGAACGTCCCATTCGATAGCAACGCGGTCGCCGATCTGCCGCCGGAAATCGTCGAGACGATCAAAGAACTTCTCGATCGGCCCGAAACGCAACTCGAACCGCTCCTCGAAGAAGCCCCGCCAGACGTCCGCGAACGCATCGAGTCCCGGACCGGACCGCTCGAGGAACGGGTCACCGAGGAGGTCCTGACGACGACCCTTGCGGATGTCCCGGACCGACTGTGGCCGGAACTGCGTTCGACAGCCCCCGATTCTCTCGACGATCTACTAACCCAACTCGAGGAGAACGTCGCCCCCGACGGGACGATCTACGCGTATCTGGACCTCTCGGATACCGAGTGCCGTGGCGTCGATACGGTCACCGAACTCGATGACCGACAGTATGGGTTTCGACTCGTCGGGGACTACGAGCACTGGAAGACGCTCGTTGGGGGCAACGGCGACGTCATCGACATGCTGATGGCCGGCGATTTCGAACTCGACGGCGACGTGCAGACGATCCTGCAGTATTCCGGTGCTGCGGTCGCTCTCACCGAAATTTCAGCCGGTATCGACACACGATTCATCGTCTGA
- a CDS encoding twin-arginine translocation signal domain-containing protein, translating into MPDNSRRRFLKGCALTVSVAGGFSGAGSATSWGDKGTDDDCSDGDREKDCSEDDDCPDNGDDNPPGDDNPPGDDNPPGDDNPPGDDNPPGDDNPPGDDNPPGDDNPPGDDNPPGDDNPPGDDDCPPGDDKPPGDDKPPGDDKPPGDDKPPGDDKPPGDDKPPGDDKPPGDDKPPGDDKPPGDDKPPGDDKPPGDDCPPGDDKPPGGDNPPGGDNPPGGDNPPGGDNPPGGDNPPGGDNPPGGDNPPGGDNPPGGDNPPGGDNPPGGNNPPGGDNPPGGDNPPGGDNPPGGDNPPGGDNPPGGDNPPGGDCPPGGDCPPGDDKPPGRDCPPGHDKPPGRDCPPGHDKPPGRDNPPGGGDDCPFDWWKDKRHHKKKWSHSGWKKKKKEEYKSKVWKELMK; encoded by the coding sequence ATGCCCGATAATAGTAGACGACGATTTCTGAAGGGGTGCGCACTGACCGTATCAGTTGCTGGGGGATTCTCAGGAGCAGGGAGTGCGACTTCCTGGGGTGACAAAGGAACCGACGACGATTGTTCCGATGGAGATAGAGAGAAGGACTGTTCTGAAGACGACGACTGTCCAGACAACGGTGACGACAACCCGCCAGGCGACGACAATCCGCCGGGCGACGACAACCCACCGGGCGACGACAATCCGCCGGGCGACGACAATCCGCCGGGCGACGACAATCCGCCGGGCGACGACAATCCGCCGGGCGACGACAATCCGCCGGGCGACGACAACCCACCGGGCGACGACAACCCACCGGGCGATGATGACTGTCCGCCGGGCGATGACAAGCCGCCGGGCGATGACAAGCCGCCAGGAGACGACAAGCCGCCAGGAGACGACAAGCCGCCAGGAGACGACAAGCCGCCAGGAGACGACAAGCCGCCAGGAGACGACAAGCCGCCAGGAGACGACAAGCCGCCAGGAGACGACAAGCCGCCAGGAGACGACAAGCCGCCAGGAGACGACAAGCCGCCGGGCGATGACTGTCCACCGGGAGACGATAAACCACCGGGCGGAGACAACCCACCGGGCGGCGACAACCCACCGGGCGGAGACAACCCACCGGGCGGCGACAACCCACCGGGCGGAGACAACCCACCGGGCGGAGACAACCCACCGGGCGGAGACAACCCACCGGGCGGCGACAACCCACCGGGCGGCGACAACCCACCGGGCGGAGACAACCCACCGGGCGGCAACAACCCACCGGGCGGCGACAACCCACCGGGCGGCGACAACCCACCGGGCGGAGACAACCCACCGGGCGGAGACAACCCACCGGGCGGCGACAACCCACCGGGCGGCGACAACCCACCGGGCGGAGACTGTCCACCCGGCGGCGATTGTCCACCGGGCGACGACAAACCGCCGGGCCGTGACTGTCCACCGGGCCACGACAAACCGCCGGGCCGCGACTGTCCTCCAGGCCACGATAAACCACCGGGCCGCGACAACCCACCGGGCGGCGGTGATGACTGTCCGTTTGACTGGTGGAAGGACAAGCGCCACCACAAGAAGAAGTGGTCGCACTCAGGGTGGAAAAAGAAGAAAAAAGAAGAATACAAGAGCAAGGTGTGGAAGGAATTAATGAAATAA
- a CDS encoding PRC-barrel domain-containing protein: MSDILARNLGGKHIVGIDGTDFGTLHTITMDPKSGTLRDLVVDSHSQPSSAPSIRSDADDRLRIPVSRIETVNDQIVVRSGD, encoded by the coding sequence ATGAGCGATATATTGGCTCGTAATCTCGGCGGAAAGCACATCGTCGGAATCGACGGCACTGATTTTGGAACGCTCCATACGATTACGATGGATCCAAAATCCGGCACTCTTCGGGACCTCGTCGTCGATTCGCATAGTCAACCCTCGTCGGCCCCCAGCATCCGATCAGACGCCGACGACCGACTACGAATCCCTGTTAGCCGCATCGAAACGGTGAACGATCAGATCGTCGTTCGGTCCGGTGACTAA
- a CDS encoding tyrosine-type recombinase/integrase — translation MSDNLEPITPLEAVNLYLEARDDAAENTMEAQDYRLRAFIMWCDEEGVANLNELSGRDMYAYRIWRREGRYSGDALASVTLRGDMATMRAFLRFCGKIDAVREDLYDQVPLPRTDGVDVSKTTLDPDRAIAIVDYLERYEYASRRHLTVLLLWHTGCRVGELRALDLGDLDLEGERPRADGPAVHFVHRPETDTPLKNKEKGERWNVISAHVAQTVQDYIDSPRVDIVDEHGRSPLVTTQYGRVSVSACRDTLYRVTRPCWRDEACPHDRDPDDCEWTHYSKMSQCPSSRSPHDVRSGRVTAHRLSDEDRSLVSDRMNASEEILDKHYDRRSERQKAEQRRRSFEL, via the coding sequence TTGAGCGATAATCTCGAGCCGATCACCCCACTGGAGGCTGTCAATCTGTATCTCGAGGCGCGTGACGATGCCGCCGAGAACACGATGGAGGCTCAGGACTATCGCCTGCGTGCATTCATCATGTGGTGCGACGAGGAAGGTGTCGCCAATCTGAACGAATTGTCCGGGCGCGATATGTACGCCTATCGTATATGGCGTCGCGAAGGCAGATACTCCGGTGACGCACTCGCATCGGTCACACTTCGCGGCGACATGGCGACGATGCGTGCATTCCTCCGCTTCTGCGGAAAGATCGACGCCGTTCGCGAAGACCTGTATGATCAAGTTCCCCTTCCTCGGACTGATGGAGTCGACGTAAGCAAAACGACCCTCGATCCGGACCGAGCGATCGCGATTGTCGATTACCTGGAACGGTACGAGTACGCGAGCCGGCGACACTTAACCGTCCTATTGCTCTGGCATACCGGGTGTCGTGTCGGCGAGTTGCGTGCGCTCGACCTCGGCGATCTCGACCTCGAGGGCGAACGTCCGCGCGCCGATGGACCGGCGGTCCACTTCGTCCATCGTCCTGAAACTGATACACCGCTGAAAAACAAAGAGAAAGGCGAGCGGTGGAATGTCATCAGTGCGCACGTCGCGCAGACGGTGCAGGATTATATCGACAGTCCTCGAGTCGACATTGTCGACGAACACGGCCGGTCGCCGCTTGTGACCACCCAGTACGGCCGCGTTTCGGTGTCTGCCTGCCGAGATACGTTGTACAGAGTGACCCGGCCGTGCTGGCGCGATGAGGCGTGTCCGCACGACCGTGATCCGGATGACTGCGAGTGGACTCACTACTCGAAGATGAGCCAGTGTCCGTCGTCACGATCACCCCACGATGTTCGGAGTGGTCGAGTGACCGCGCATCGACTTTCTGATGAGGATCGTTCGTTGGTTTCTGATCGGATGAATGCGAGCGAAGAGATTCTGGACAAACACTACGATCGGCGTAGCGAGCGACAGAAAGCGGAGCAGCGACGGAGGTCCTTCGAACTATGA